The proteins below are encoded in one region of Phyllopteryx taeniolatus isolate TA_2022b chromosome 11, UOR_Ptae_1.2, whole genome shotgun sequence:
- the map4k3b gene encoding mitogen-activated protein kinase kinase kinase kinase 3 isoform X3, which yields MMNASVDLSRRNPQEDFELIQRIGSGTYGDVYKARNVNTGELAAIKVIKLEPGEDFAVVQQEILMMKDCKHSNIVAYFGSYLRRDKLWISMEYCGGGSLQDIYHVTGPLLESQIAYMSRETLQGLYYLHNKGKMHRDIKGANILLTDNGYVKLADFGVSAQITATLAKRKSFIGTPYWMAPEVAAVERKGGYNQLCDIWAVGITAIELAELQPPMFELHPMRALFLMTKSNFQPPKLKDKVKWTDNFHHFVKVALTKNPKKRPTAEKLLQHPFVSQPLSRTLAKELLDRAKNPDHNNYNDFDDDDPEPESPVSVPHRIRSTSRSTREGKTLSEINFGQVKFDPPLRKETEPHHEPCDSEPYLDCVEELYYTARSNLLEYSHDSPCLLGGNKSLLKSVEEELQQRGHVAHLGDDEDEDDDGADDDETHTHKMNTILRPKVPPPLPPKPKSISSPQPQPKQDDSHSHSEDDGGGGGTIKRCPVPQTPSPAKPASNVPPRPPPPRLPPHRRSSLGNGLNSSHNGEQRSGPADRQQSTMPPSVPVRKDKKDVPMPSSNGLPPTPKVHMGACFSKVFNGCPLKIHCATSWINPDTRDQYLIFGAEEGIYTLNLNELHETTMEQLFPRRCTWLYVMNNNLLSVSGKASQLYSHGLPGLFDQARQLQKLPVAIPTHKLPDKMIPRKFAVSTKIPDTKGCQKCCVVRNPYTGHKYLCGAFQSHVMLLEWVESMQKFMLIKTIDFPLPCPLEVFEMLVVPEQTYPLICVAVSKGSELNQVVRFGTVNPNPNATSSWFTETDTPQTCVIHVTQLERDTILVCLDRCIKIVNLQGRLKSSRKLSAELTFNFQIESTVCLQDSVLAFWRHGMQGRSFKTNEITQEISDSTRIFRLLGSDRVVVLESRPTDNPTAHSNLYILAGHENSY from the exons ATGATGAACGCCAGCGTCGACCTGTCCCGCCGCAATCCGCAGGAGGATTTCGAGCTGATCCAGAGGATAGGAAGCGGCACTTACGGAGATGTGtacaag GCTCGTAATGTAAACACGGGGGAGCTGGCGGCTATCAAAGTCATCAAACTGGAGCCAG GGGAGGACTTTGCCGTTGTCCAGCAGGAGATTCTAATGATGAAGGATTGTAAACACTCCAACATCGTGGCCTACTTTGGCAGCTATCTCCG gcGAGACAAGTTATGGATCAGTATGGAGTACTGCGGGGGAGGTTCTCTTCAGGACATCTATCAtg TAACAGGGCCTTTGTTAGAGTCTCAGATAGCCTACATGTCACGGGAGACCCTGCAG GGTTTGTACTACCTTCACAATAAAGGCAAAATGCACAGAGACATCAAG GGCGCCAACATCCTCTTGACAGACAACGGCTACGTCAAGCTAG CCGACTTTGGTGTATCAGCGCAGATCACAGCAACTCTGGCCAAGAGGAAGTCATTCATTGGAACACCTTACTG GATGGCTCCAGAGGTGGCAGCAGTGGAGAGGAAAGGAGGTTACAACCAGCTGTGTGATATCTGGGCTGTGGGCATTACCGCAATAGAGCTGGCCGAGCTGCAGCCACCCATGTTTGAGCTGCATCCCATGAG GGCTCTGTTCTTGATGACCAAGAGTAATTTCCAGCCGCCGAAATTGAAAGACAAGGTCAAGTG GACGGACAACTTTCACCATTTTGTAAAAGTAGCCCTGACGAAGAACCCAAAGAAGAGGCCCACAGCGGAGAAACTGCTGCAG CACCCGTTCGTGTCTCAGCCGCTGAGCAGGACGCTGGCTAAAGAGCTGTTGGACCGAGCCAAAAACCCCGACCACAACAACTACAACGACTTTGACGACGACGACCCCGAACCGGAG TCTCCGGTGTCCGTCCCTCATCGGATTCGCTCCACCAGCAGAAGCACCCGTGAAGGAAAGACTCTCTCTGAGATCAACT TCGGTCAGGTGAAGTTTGACCCCCCACTAAGGAAGGAGACGGAGCCCCATCACGAACCG TGTGATTCTGAGCCCTATCTGGACTGTGTTGAGGAGCTCTACTATACCGCGAGATCTAATCTG TTGGAGTATAGCCACGATTCGCCCTGCCTGCTCGGAGGAAACAA GAGTCTTCTCAAATCGGTGGAGGAGGAGCTGCAGCAGAG GGGCCATGTGGCACACTTAggggatgatgaggatgaggatgatgatggtgCAGATGATGATGAAACTCACACTCA TAAGATGAACACTATCCTGAGGCCAAAGGTCCCGCCCCCGCTTCCGCCCAAG CCCAAGTCCATCAGCTCGCCCCAGCCGCAGCCCAAACAGGACGACAGCCATTCGCACAGCGAGGACGACGGCGGCGGAGGCGGGACCATCAAGCGCTGTCCGGTCCCGCAGACGCCCAGTCCCGCCAAGCCCGCCTCCAACGTGCCCccgcggccgccgccgccgaggcTGCCGCCGCACCGCCGCAGCAGCCTAG GGAATGGCCTCAACTCATCGCACAACGGCGAGCAGCGCAGCGGTCCCGCCGACAGACAGCAGTCCACCATGCCTCCTAGTGTTCCCGTACGGAAGGACAAGAAGGACGTTCCG ATGCCGAGTAGCAACGGGCTTCCACCTACGCCCAAAGTCCAT ATGGGTGCTTGTTTCTCCAAGGTATTCAACGGCTGCCCTCTCAAGATCCACTGTGCCACTTCCTGGATCAACCCAGACACCAGAG ATCAATATTTGATATTTGGCGCCGAAGAGGGAATTTACACACTCAACCTTAATGAGCTGCATGAGACCACAATGGAACAG CTCTTCCCCCGTCGGTGCACGTGGTTGTACGTCATGAACAATAATCTTCTGTCAGTATCCG GAAAAGCCTCCCAGCTGTACTCGCACGGCCTGCCGGGACTTTTCGACCAGGCCAGACAGCTGCAGAAGTTACCAGTAGCCATTCCCACACACAAGCTGCCTGATAAGATGATACCCAG GAAGTTTGCTGTTTCCACTAAAATTCCAGACACTAAAGGGTGCCAAAAGTGTTGCGTGG TGCGCAACCCGTACACAGGCCACAAGTACCTCTGCGGGGCCTTCCAGTCCCATGTAATGCTGCTGGAGTGGGTGGAATCCATGCAGAAGTTCATGCTCATCAAG ACCATCGACTTCCCTCTGCCGTGCCCGCTGGAGGTATTTGAGATGTTGGTGGTTCCTGAGCAGACCTACCCTCTCATTTGCGTGGCGGTCAGTAAAGGCAGCGAGCTCAACCAGGTGGTCCGCTTCGGCACCGTCAACCCCAACCCCAACGCTACCTCGTCCTGGTTCACAGAGACGG ACACGCCTCAAACGTGCGTGATCCACGTCACGCAGCTGGAGAGGGACACCATCCTCGTCTGCCTCGACC GCTGTATCAAGATCGTCAACCTCCAGGGCCGTCTGAAATCCAGCAGGAAGTTGTCGGCCGAGCTCACCTTCAACTTCCAGATCGAGTCCACAG TTTGTCTGCAAGATAGTGTGTTGGCCTTCTGGAGGCACGGCATGCAGGGGCGGAGTTTCAAGACCAATGAG ATCACGCAGGAGATCTCTGACAGTACACGCATCTTCAGACTACTGGGATCAGACAG GGTGGTGGTGCTGGAGAGTCGGCCGACCGACAACCCGACAGCCCACAGCAACCTCTACATCCTGGCGGGCCACGAAAACAGCtactga
- the map4k3b gene encoding mitogen-activated protein kinase kinase kinase kinase 3 isoform X1, whose amino-acid sequence MMNASVDLSRRNPQEDFELIQRIGSGTYGDVYKARNVNTGELAAIKVIKLEPGEDFAVVQQEILMMKDCKHSNIVAYFGSYLRRDKLWISMEYCGGGSLQDIYHVTGPLLESQIAYMSRETLQGLYYLHNKGKMHRDIKGANILLTDNGYVKLADFGVSAQITATLAKRKSFIGTPYWMAPEVAAVERKGGYNQLCDIWAVGITAIELAELQPPMFELHPMRALFLMTKSNFQPPKLKDKVKWTDNFHHFVKVALTKNPKKRPTAEKLLQHPFVSQPLSRTLAKELLDRAKNPDHNNYNDFDDDDPEPESPVSVPHRIRSTSRSTREGKTLSEINFGQVKFDPPLRKETEPHHEPCDSEPYLDCVEELYYTARSNLLEYSHDSPCLLGGNKSLLKSVEEELQQRGHVAHLGDDEDEDDDGADDDETHTHKMNTILRPKVPPPLPPKPKSISSPQPQPKQDDSHSHSEDDGGGGGTIKRCPVPQTPSPAKPASNVPPRPPPPRLPPHRRSSLGNETASERSDADTSAPEDDGSFRHFWQWLHTPHTEEELEEAWEVLKEVKEEQEKENEDERNGLNSSHNGEQRSGPADRQQSTMPPSVPVRKDKKDVPMPSSNGLPPTPKVHMGACFSKVFNGCPLKIHCATSWINPDTRDQYLIFGAEEGIYTLNLNELHETTMEQLFPRRCTWLYVMNNNLLSVSGKASQLYSHGLPGLFDQARQLQKLPVAIPTHKLPDKMIPRKFAVSTKIPDTKGCQKCCVVRNPYTGHKYLCGAFQSHVMLLEWVESMQKFMLIKTIDFPLPCPLEVFEMLVVPEQTYPLICVAVSKGSELNQVVRFGTVNPNPNATSSWFTETDTPQTCVIHVTQLERDTILVCLDRCIKIVNLQGRLKSSRKLSAELTFNFQIESTVCLQDSVLAFWRHGMQGRSFKTNEITQEISDSTRIFRLLGSDRVVVLESRPTDNPTAHSNLYILAGHENSY is encoded by the exons ATGATGAACGCCAGCGTCGACCTGTCCCGCCGCAATCCGCAGGAGGATTTCGAGCTGATCCAGAGGATAGGAAGCGGCACTTACGGAGATGTGtacaag GCTCGTAATGTAAACACGGGGGAGCTGGCGGCTATCAAAGTCATCAAACTGGAGCCAG GGGAGGACTTTGCCGTTGTCCAGCAGGAGATTCTAATGATGAAGGATTGTAAACACTCCAACATCGTGGCCTACTTTGGCAGCTATCTCCG gcGAGACAAGTTATGGATCAGTATGGAGTACTGCGGGGGAGGTTCTCTTCAGGACATCTATCAtg TAACAGGGCCTTTGTTAGAGTCTCAGATAGCCTACATGTCACGGGAGACCCTGCAG GGTTTGTACTACCTTCACAATAAAGGCAAAATGCACAGAGACATCAAG GGCGCCAACATCCTCTTGACAGACAACGGCTACGTCAAGCTAG CCGACTTTGGTGTATCAGCGCAGATCACAGCAACTCTGGCCAAGAGGAAGTCATTCATTGGAACACCTTACTG GATGGCTCCAGAGGTGGCAGCAGTGGAGAGGAAAGGAGGTTACAACCAGCTGTGTGATATCTGGGCTGTGGGCATTACCGCAATAGAGCTGGCCGAGCTGCAGCCACCCATGTTTGAGCTGCATCCCATGAG GGCTCTGTTCTTGATGACCAAGAGTAATTTCCAGCCGCCGAAATTGAAAGACAAGGTCAAGTG GACGGACAACTTTCACCATTTTGTAAAAGTAGCCCTGACGAAGAACCCAAAGAAGAGGCCCACAGCGGAGAAACTGCTGCAG CACCCGTTCGTGTCTCAGCCGCTGAGCAGGACGCTGGCTAAAGAGCTGTTGGACCGAGCCAAAAACCCCGACCACAACAACTACAACGACTTTGACGACGACGACCCCGAACCGGAG TCTCCGGTGTCCGTCCCTCATCGGATTCGCTCCACCAGCAGAAGCACCCGTGAAGGAAAGACTCTCTCTGAGATCAACT TCGGTCAGGTGAAGTTTGACCCCCCACTAAGGAAGGAGACGGAGCCCCATCACGAACCG TGTGATTCTGAGCCCTATCTGGACTGTGTTGAGGAGCTCTACTATACCGCGAGATCTAATCTG TTGGAGTATAGCCACGATTCGCCCTGCCTGCTCGGAGGAAACAA GAGTCTTCTCAAATCGGTGGAGGAGGAGCTGCAGCAGAG GGGCCATGTGGCACACTTAggggatgatgaggatgaggatgatgatggtgCAGATGATGATGAAACTCACACTCA TAAGATGAACACTATCCTGAGGCCAAAGGTCCCGCCCCCGCTTCCGCCCAAG CCCAAGTCCATCAGCTCGCCCCAGCCGCAGCCCAAACAGGACGACAGCCATTCGCACAGCGAGGACGACGGCGGCGGAGGCGGGACCATCAAGCGCTGTCCGGTCCCGCAGACGCCCAGTCCCGCCAAGCCCGCCTCCAACGTGCCCccgcggccgccgccgccgaggcTGCCGCCGCACCGCCGCAGCAGCCTAGGTAACGAGACCGCGAGCGAGCGCTCGGACGCTGACACGTCCGCCCCGGAGGACGATGGGAGTTTTAGGCATTTCTGGCAGTGGCTCCACACGCCTCACACagaggaggagctggaggaggcgTGGGAGGTGCTGAAGGAGGTGAAAGAGGAGCAGGAGAAAGAGAATGAGGACGAGA GGAATGGCCTCAACTCATCGCACAACGGCGAGCAGCGCAGCGGTCCCGCCGACAGACAGCAGTCCACCATGCCTCCTAGTGTTCCCGTACGGAAGGACAAGAAGGACGTTCCG ATGCCGAGTAGCAACGGGCTTCCACCTACGCCCAAAGTCCAT ATGGGTGCTTGTTTCTCCAAGGTATTCAACGGCTGCCCTCTCAAGATCCACTGTGCCACTTCCTGGATCAACCCAGACACCAGAG ATCAATATTTGATATTTGGCGCCGAAGAGGGAATTTACACACTCAACCTTAATGAGCTGCATGAGACCACAATGGAACAG CTCTTCCCCCGTCGGTGCACGTGGTTGTACGTCATGAACAATAATCTTCTGTCAGTATCCG GAAAAGCCTCCCAGCTGTACTCGCACGGCCTGCCGGGACTTTTCGACCAGGCCAGACAGCTGCAGAAGTTACCAGTAGCCATTCCCACACACAAGCTGCCTGATAAGATGATACCCAG GAAGTTTGCTGTTTCCACTAAAATTCCAGACACTAAAGGGTGCCAAAAGTGTTGCGTGG TGCGCAACCCGTACACAGGCCACAAGTACCTCTGCGGGGCCTTCCAGTCCCATGTAATGCTGCTGGAGTGGGTGGAATCCATGCAGAAGTTCATGCTCATCAAG ACCATCGACTTCCCTCTGCCGTGCCCGCTGGAGGTATTTGAGATGTTGGTGGTTCCTGAGCAGACCTACCCTCTCATTTGCGTGGCGGTCAGTAAAGGCAGCGAGCTCAACCAGGTGGTCCGCTTCGGCACCGTCAACCCCAACCCCAACGCTACCTCGTCCTGGTTCACAGAGACGG ACACGCCTCAAACGTGCGTGATCCACGTCACGCAGCTGGAGAGGGACACCATCCTCGTCTGCCTCGACC GCTGTATCAAGATCGTCAACCTCCAGGGCCGTCTGAAATCCAGCAGGAAGTTGTCGGCCGAGCTCACCTTCAACTTCCAGATCGAGTCCACAG TTTGTCTGCAAGATAGTGTGTTGGCCTTCTGGAGGCACGGCATGCAGGGGCGGAGTTTCAAGACCAATGAG ATCACGCAGGAGATCTCTGACAGTACACGCATCTTCAGACTACTGGGATCAGACAG GGTGGTGGTGCTGGAGAGTCGGCCGACCGACAACCCGACAGCCCACAGCAACCTCTACATCCTGGCGGGCCACGAAAACAGCtactga
- the map4k3b gene encoding mitogen-activated protein kinase kinase kinase kinase 3 isoform X2: MMNASVDLSRRNPQEDFELIQRIGSGTYGDVYKARNVNTGELAAIKVIKLEPGEDFAVVQQEILMMKDCKHSNIVAYFGSYLRRDKLWISMEYCGGGSLQDIYHVTGPLLESQIAYMSRETLQGLYYLHNKGKMHRDIKGANILLTDNGYVKLADFGVSAQITATLAKRKSFIGTPYWMAPEVAAVERKGGYNQLCDIWAVGITAIELAELQPPMFELHPMRALFLMTKSNFQPPKLKDKVKWTDNFHHFVKVALTKNPKKRPTAEKLLQHPFVSQPLSRTLAKELLDRAKNPDHNNYNDFDDDDPEPESPVSVPHRIRSTSRSTREGKTLSEINFGQVKFDPPLRKETEPHHEPLEYSHDSPCLLGGNKSLLKSVEEELQQRGHVAHLGDDEDEDDDGADDDETHTHKMNTILRPKVPPPLPPKPKSISSPQPQPKQDDSHSHSEDDGGGGGTIKRCPVPQTPSPAKPASNVPPRPPPPRLPPHRRSSLGNETASERSDADTSAPEDDGSFRHFWQWLHTPHTEEELEEAWEVLKEVKEEQEKENEDERNGLNSSHNGEQRSGPADRQQSTMPPSVPVRKDKKDVPMPSSNGLPPTPKVHMGACFSKVFNGCPLKIHCATSWINPDTRDQYLIFGAEEGIYTLNLNELHETTMEQLFPRRCTWLYVMNNNLLSVSGKASQLYSHGLPGLFDQARQLQKLPVAIPTHKLPDKMIPRKFAVSTKIPDTKGCQKCCVVRNPYTGHKYLCGAFQSHVMLLEWVESMQKFMLIKTIDFPLPCPLEVFEMLVVPEQTYPLICVAVSKGSELNQVVRFGTVNPNPNATSSWFTETDTPQTCVIHVTQLERDTILVCLDRCIKIVNLQGRLKSSRKLSAELTFNFQIESTVCLQDSVLAFWRHGMQGRSFKTNEITQEISDSTRIFRLLGSDRVVVLESRPTDNPTAHSNLYILAGHENSY, translated from the exons ATGATGAACGCCAGCGTCGACCTGTCCCGCCGCAATCCGCAGGAGGATTTCGAGCTGATCCAGAGGATAGGAAGCGGCACTTACGGAGATGTGtacaag GCTCGTAATGTAAACACGGGGGAGCTGGCGGCTATCAAAGTCATCAAACTGGAGCCAG GGGAGGACTTTGCCGTTGTCCAGCAGGAGATTCTAATGATGAAGGATTGTAAACACTCCAACATCGTGGCCTACTTTGGCAGCTATCTCCG gcGAGACAAGTTATGGATCAGTATGGAGTACTGCGGGGGAGGTTCTCTTCAGGACATCTATCAtg TAACAGGGCCTTTGTTAGAGTCTCAGATAGCCTACATGTCACGGGAGACCCTGCAG GGTTTGTACTACCTTCACAATAAAGGCAAAATGCACAGAGACATCAAG GGCGCCAACATCCTCTTGACAGACAACGGCTACGTCAAGCTAG CCGACTTTGGTGTATCAGCGCAGATCACAGCAACTCTGGCCAAGAGGAAGTCATTCATTGGAACACCTTACTG GATGGCTCCAGAGGTGGCAGCAGTGGAGAGGAAAGGAGGTTACAACCAGCTGTGTGATATCTGGGCTGTGGGCATTACCGCAATAGAGCTGGCCGAGCTGCAGCCACCCATGTTTGAGCTGCATCCCATGAG GGCTCTGTTCTTGATGACCAAGAGTAATTTCCAGCCGCCGAAATTGAAAGACAAGGTCAAGTG GACGGACAACTTTCACCATTTTGTAAAAGTAGCCCTGACGAAGAACCCAAAGAAGAGGCCCACAGCGGAGAAACTGCTGCAG CACCCGTTCGTGTCTCAGCCGCTGAGCAGGACGCTGGCTAAAGAGCTGTTGGACCGAGCCAAAAACCCCGACCACAACAACTACAACGACTTTGACGACGACGACCCCGAACCGGAG TCTCCGGTGTCCGTCCCTCATCGGATTCGCTCCACCAGCAGAAGCACCCGTGAAGGAAAGACTCTCTCTGAGATCAACT TCGGTCAGGTGAAGTTTGACCCCCCACTAAGGAAGGAGACGGAGCCCCATCACGAACCG TTGGAGTATAGCCACGATTCGCCCTGCCTGCTCGGAGGAAACAA GAGTCTTCTCAAATCGGTGGAGGAGGAGCTGCAGCAGAG GGGCCATGTGGCACACTTAggggatgatgaggatgaggatgatgatggtgCAGATGATGATGAAACTCACACTCA TAAGATGAACACTATCCTGAGGCCAAAGGTCCCGCCCCCGCTTCCGCCCAAG CCCAAGTCCATCAGCTCGCCCCAGCCGCAGCCCAAACAGGACGACAGCCATTCGCACAGCGAGGACGACGGCGGCGGAGGCGGGACCATCAAGCGCTGTCCGGTCCCGCAGACGCCCAGTCCCGCCAAGCCCGCCTCCAACGTGCCCccgcggccgccgccgccgaggcTGCCGCCGCACCGCCGCAGCAGCCTAGGTAACGAGACCGCGAGCGAGCGCTCGGACGCTGACACGTCCGCCCCGGAGGACGATGGGAGTTTTAGGCATTTCTGGCAGTGGCTCCACACGCCTCACACagaggaggagctggaggaggcgTGGGAGGTGCTGAAGGAGGTGAAAGAGGAGCAGGAGAAAGAGAATGAGGACGAGA GGAATGGCCTCAACTCATCGCACAACGGCGAGCAGCGCAGCGGTCCCGCCGACAGACAGCAGTCCACCATGCCTCCTAGTGTTCCCGTACGGAAGGACAAGAAGGACGTTCCG ATGCCGAGTAGCAACGGGCTTCCACCTACGCCCAAAGTCCAT ATGGGTGCTTGTTTCTCCAAGGTATTCAACGGCTGCCCTCTCAAGATCCACTGTGCCACTTCCTGGATCAACCCAGACACCAGAG ATCAATATTTGATATTTGGCGCCGAAGAGGGAATTTACACACTCAACCTTAATGAGCTGCATGAGACCACAATGGAACAG CTCTTCCCCCGTCGGTGCACGTGGTTGTACGTCATGAACAATAATCTTCTGTCAGTATCCG GAAAAGCCTCCCAGCTGTACTCGCACGGCCTGCCGGGACTTTTCGACCAGGCCAGACAGCTGCAGAAGTTACCAGTAGCCATTCCCACACACAAGCTGCCTGATAAGATGATACCCAG GAAGTTTGCTGTTTCCACTAAAATTCCAGACACTAAAGGGTGCCAAAAGTGTTGCGTGG TGCGCAACCCGTACACAGGCCACAAGTACCTCTGCGGGGCCTTCCAGTCCCATGTAATGCTGCTGGAGTGGGTGGAATCCATGCAGAAGTTCATGCTCATCAAG ACCATCGACTTCCCTCTGCCGTGCCCGCTGGAGGTATTTGAGATGTTGGTGGTTCCTGAGCAGACCTACCCTCTCATTTGCGTGGCGGTCAGTAAAGGCAGCGAGCTCAACCAGGTGGTCCGCTTCGGCACCGTCAACCCCAACCCCAACGCTACCTCGTCCTGGTTCACAGAGACGG ACACGCCTCAAACGTGCGTGATCCACGTCACGCAGCTGGAGAGGGACACCATCCTCGTCTGCCTCGACC GCTGTATCAAGATCGTCAACCTCCAGGGCCGTCTGAAATCCAGCAGGAAGTTGTCGGCCGAGCTCACCTTCAACTTCCAGATCGAGTCCACAG TTTGTCTGCAAGATAGTGTGTTGGCCTTCTGGAGGCACGGCATGCAGGGGCGGAGTTTCAAGACCAATGAG ATCACGCAGGAGATCTCTGACAGTACACGCATCTTCAGACTACTGGGATCAGACAG GGTGGTGGTGCTGGAGAGTCGGCCGACCGACAACCCGACAGCCCACAGCAACCTCTACATCCTGGCGGGCCACGAAAACAGCtactga